A stretch of DNA from Cryptomeria japonica chromosome 4, Sugi_1.0, whole genome shotgun sequence:
TCTTTTTCCTACACACTCAAATTACCTAGATACACTATCAATTAGATTTTAAGACAATCGTAAAAAATTGGAAGCAACTAGACAAATTCAATAGAAATCAAGCATGATTCttttggtatgccaagatggatttctttcttctttctcttcattttaCCCAATGTCAGTTTGACCCTACCATATACATTCTATAGTAGTATGAATAACTTATTATATTGGTATTGTATTTCAATGGCTTGATCATTACCAATTGTTCTTGATGCATGAATATTGGATCCATTACTTCCTTGCAATTACTTCTATAATAGAATTGGGATTGTTACATTACTTCCTTGCAATTGAGATCATTTAAAATAATTTTGTATAATTGTTTCTCAACCAAAATACATTTTTTTATCTATTAGCATTGTTACAAATGGTTTGCTTGCAAGCCCATATAAATGCTCTTCTCATCGAGTGTCAAAGGAAAGGCTCATTGTTTGACTCCTCTTGTTAATTCTACCTTACATTTATAACTTGTGGGGATTCTTATCTACCTCACACATACTTATAGAGTGAAAGACGTTTTGTAGTTCAAAACTATTTTCCATAATAGAAAGAGAGTAATCTTTATAATAGATCATATAGATATTTGCATAAAACAATACTAAGAAAAAATCTAAATTATCCAAGAAACATGACACATTGTGTCATGTCTCTTGTTCAAATAAAACATTTGAGATACGTGCTGCCACCTCATCTTTGAAAATAATGTTTTATTACAAATAATTTTATTTCactagacaaaagaaaaaaaaaacagtcTTGGCGCCTACCTTTGAAAATTACGTTGACTAAATCTTCTCCTTTACTAATGGGGCACAActtttcctttttctatttttaattCGAGTTTATTTTAAGCATATTTCTAGAATGCCTCTGAAAAGTTCTTAGAGATTGATTTTGACCATACAAGTCAAATAGTTTTTTTGCCATATAATCCAAACATTCAAATCTTCTGACCACGTGTCATAAACACTATTTGTGTTTCCGCCAATTTTCCTGCTCTCTGTAATAGGTAATGATTAATAACCGCTTTTCATATGAGCAATTTTGAATGTAATTTTAGTGTGGTTACTGTTGAAGTGGTGTTGTTTCACTCAGCACAACCTTTCCTTTACTTTTCTCTAGTATTTAATCTAAAACACAGTCAACAAACTTTTTATTTTAAACTCCTCTACTTTGAAAGGTCCTCACACATTGATCTTGACCAAACAAGTTAGATAGTTTTGCCCTATAAAcaaaccaatcaatcaaatctgcTGACCCTAGATTCAGAAGATCGTGAAAAATGGTTGCCCACATGTCATCAACAACACTTTTGGTGTttttttctagaagattttggatATATTTTTAAACAATTTTTATTAGTTTGATCTTTTTCAAtcttgcaaaaaaaacaaaaaaattattgaaaaataattGTATTATGCAAATTTGTATTTTTGATTAGATACTGTTTTATATGAAAAATAACTGTTTTCAAAAATAAACATCCTTAtgatattaaattaacaaaattcttTTTATAGTAAATATTATTCAATACTTTCAAATTAAATTAGAGAATAtcttaaaatacaaaaatacataaatcaacatcaatatgTACTAGGTAGGCTTACTCCTGGTGAAAAGGTTGGTGATgtctaaatttgaattttgaattttaaaagtttaaGGTTCATATTTGCAATTAGGAAGATGGCTTAGTTATCAATGGGGATCTAGATATTGGAATCAAATCTTTGGGGATGAGTGACATATGAGTTCACATATGATCGTGTCACAAACTAAGAATATGCCACTTGTAAGGTAGTCATTGTGCAACATTCTAATCAAAAAGGCTCAAAACACAAGAGTAAAGGGCATAGGTATGCAATTTACCATtacaattataaaaaattatataaaaatgaaaaaaatactttTATAATAATGAAAGTgtcacatagtggctagtactcttgtttttagtatagttttaataataattatgatttaattttaataatgattatattttaaaaattataataattaagataaaaaaaaaaattaaacataattatttcataataattaaaattttagtagaaaaaataatataaattaaagaaatcttaataaatttttaatttcacaaaataaagttaaataattgaaatagttttagatttaaatctactttaaaaactaaaatataataaacaaaaatgtgtaaacaaaactatataaaaaatgaaatattaagaaaaattaaaattaataataaataacaatagtcttcatagataataattttattaagtcaaattaactaaataaaaatagtaataattttttaaattcattgtaatttaaatataataaaatatgtataaaagtataattaattttaaacgtattaattcaataaaagaaaactgtaactaaaaataacaaatcaatttatttatgttataataatatattattaaaataatataacattataaaATTCTATATTTATTTTCCTCATATCTATATAAAATGCATCACAGTtaaattgtatttagccaataagtgtaaaaaaaataattttagtaatttataatgttaaaaattgtacaattagactttggtaaataaaaagattgaaaaaattaaaagttaaaatttgtttgtgattggttcaaattgatttttttaataactagttaattggaaaaacaaaaaactcattacaatagtgtTGCCTTAACGGCAAGtactaataaaaaaaatttaaatgtacaATTTTACATTGTTATAGATGCAAtttaaaaatgaatatttattttaaagtgtaaatattttttcataaaattaaatacatatttaCTTATAAATTAAAATGTTATATATTACATATAAAATTAGATTAAATTATGACAAAATAATTATAACATAATATATGTGTTAatataaaacaatattattaaataattttaattgattttataatatttatattataaaaaatcTCAAACAActctattatataatattaaaatttaatttaaaattataaattagatCATAAAAGCATACACAACAACTTTAATTTTAagtacaatttttaaaaaataaatatgaaatcataatttttaaaaataacatataaaatatttgaaaatgaaGAAGAGATCACCATAGAATCGGAAGGATGCAAATACCCAGCATTCATTCACCTATCTACAgataaataaaaatttatctatATGAAAATATAGAACTATAGTATTATATGTTTTtcttttaagatttttttaaatgatagtaaaaagaaaggaaaagatctTTTATAATCTAACAATCTATTTTTATGAATCTACAAATGTTTATGCACAGTAATTTTAAACTAGACCTAACAActctaaaacattttttttttaataaaacataacataaacaattTTGACCTATTAAGTTGTAGAGGCCAAATCATATATATGTAAAGTATTTAGTTTAGATCATATAGTGAAGGATACTATTTCTCAAATATTCAGTAGCCCATAATACCTAAAAATAGTTAAGAACAGTAATATGCAGTAATCAAACTCTGTTCACCAATCTATATGGTATAACCATAGATCCTATTAAACAAACCCTAACTCCAAGTTACCTGCATGACTAGTTCATATTACAGAGTATACCCAACCAATCTACAACACAGAAGGAAACTCAATGATGGCATTAATAAAATTGTTCAACAGGAAAGCCATGATGAAAATAGCCAATGTCTCTTCTGTCTTCACTTGAAAACCTGAACTGGAAGTAATTGGAGGGCTATCAGTTGGAGAAGAAGAGAACCCAACTGCATCAATTACACAAATTGTCACTGGCAGACACAATTAGAacatattttttctaatttttctttacgTGTTTCTAAATTGGATTGTGTACTTTTGTTTGCATCAATGTTACAGATTACATCTGTTGACGTGATCTAAAATATTGATTCAGATAAATATACACAATCGAATTCAAAAACAGGACAAAAAGATACTATAAATTGTTAAAAATTGATATCAAACTCGCAACTTGTTatatatgataatgaaaaagaTATGATGAATCATTTCAAACCTGTGTATAAATCCATCTCATCTCACAAACCCATACAAAATTAAAGACCCATTTCATTGAAACTTAGGAAACAATTCAAAACAAAGCACAGACTTACCAGCAACTTGAGGAGCAGAAGCTGAGGTGGTGTTCAGCTTGAATCCCTTGACCTCTGGAGAATATGGAGAAATATGAAGAAGACCTGCCAAATGACAGACAAACATAATTCATTTTAAATTACCTGCTCAATAATATACAACTACAAATATATTTGCAGatacaaatctaaattaaaaaaaaaacacagcaCAACTTATTTCAGGGCCTAATACACTGATTGTAAAACTTAAACTTGACCATCCTAGGGTCTTTCTGTAATTCATATATATGCTGTTTTACCTTAAAAAACTGCAAAAAAATTGTTATTATAATAAGTAGACAGTAATTTTATAGCTTCTACAAGGTACTTTGGCAGGaagttaaaaaatgcaaaatttgtaaATAAAGTTATTGTATGGAGTATATCAGAGACCTGGGCATGTAGAGATATTGGCTTCCATTTGACAAGCCTCAGGCATATGCAAAGCCAGAGTGTGGTTGATATTTATCCCATTTCCAACTGCATTGGACTCATTTATCATGAGGAGGCACAGGCACTTGGGAGAAGCAGAGTAGAGCTGAACAAGGTTATTACAACAGGCTTCTGTGGGGCTCTTGTCAAAGCCTTGCACATAAGAAATACATGGAATTAACTGATAAAGCTTAGAAAAACACTCTCTCTGGTCACTTGCAATGTCTGAAACTGCAAAACCCACCATTAATGCCATCACAAATCCTAAAAACAGTAATGATTTAGCCATGAGGATGCTCAAGAACCAAGACTGTAAAACCTTCTTAAATTTTCAGTGGTTCAAATCTACTTTGTCTTCAATAGTTTGTTTTGACTCAAACATTCAGAATGGTATTTTAAAGAGATCCCATGAAATTTATTTTGCTTCTGACTAATGGGGATTCCTAATGAATGTGGGCAGAGAAAGTGGAAAACAATCCAAAATGCATGTACTGTACAATATTCCCTACTGTAAATGAATAAATTCAAACCAGGTCCCTTAAGTGTGATTTCACAGGTTGAATGTCAGTTAGTTCATGAAGAAATTGTTTGGAATCTTTGACAATGATGAAGAATTCTTTGGGTACGTTGACAATGAACTTCCTCTAAGCATTATAGGGTAAATATATAACTTAGTGGCCAGGGCCCAAATATGGAGCCAGTCGACAACCCCTTGATACATAGTTAATCAGACATTTTTACAAAGGTATAAAGAATTATACTCTGTATTTTGAAAAAAGTAATATAAAAATGTAGATATATACACTAGTATACCAAATGATAAAAGTTAAAGGTAAAATTAATTGTGTAAGGATTAAATTTTGTAAATGTTCTTAATTTATCTTAGTAAAATTAATTGTGTAAGGATTAAATGCTGTAAATGTTCTTAATTTATCTTATTGGGCACTCTGACCAACATTTATTCATAGAATCATTAGCCAACTATCATTATAGTTTTCCTTTGTCTAGACTAGATACCATTTGTAGTTGTTTTCCAATAGGATTATGTTGTATGTTACATAACTAGATCAAATAATACAATCTAgtctatttttttcaaattttaattttctcaCAATTGAGAATGATGGGATTTGACATCATTCACTTTGCAAATCTTAGACAAATTATAACAATTTTATTTAACGTTGTTAATAAATAATTGGTATATATCCCATAAACATGGAGAGGGTAGACTTGGATGCCCTCTATGTAGTAGGAAAAACATTTATTAGACCTCATGTATAATTGTAGGGGAATTTTATTTGGGACTTACTTTTGGGGAgatattaaaaatcaaataaataaattggtATACGTAAGAAGGCATAAGAGCATCTTCTATTATTGGATCTTATAATTTGGACAATCTTTTGACAAAGTGCCTAGGATGGGGATATTGGTCAATTTGACTATTATGATAAAACCTATTATGTTTAAATGCATGTAGTAGATGTAAAGTGCATAAGAGGAGTTACTATTCAAGGTGTGTTGATCATTTTGGTGAGATGTGAGACATCCTATGTGAATTTCCAGATGCCTAGTTTCGGGTGCCTAGTGTTGCCCACTTGTTTTGGAATACTATTCATAGTACTTGCATTCATCTCTCCTATATATTGGTGCCTTGAATCGGTAGTAGGATCATGTTATTTAATAGGTCATTGAAGAACTCTTATGTTGATGGCGTTCAAAGGAATAGGTTGATGTACAATGTAGTATTTTGAATAATTACATTTACTTAAAAAAATGTATAATTGATAAAGTATGTTATAGGGTGAATGATAGGTCCTACAAAATTTTACACAACATCCAAGTGCCTTTGAAATGCTTAACAACTAAGTCAAATAGACTTGGAGTGTGACTATGAGGAGTTACTCAGTTGTGTTGAACGTCATATGATGTGTAAAGAGGGTGCTTGCCTACATAAAAAAAGAGGAAGGATGGTTTGTAGGTAATGTGCTATAACAATAAATAATTAAGATGATTATATATAAACTAGCAACTATATTTTGTTTGTAGCTACAATGCACCATGACCATTGCATCTAAATGAATTGAAATTATTTGAAGACTCAATCTCAAAAGATAAAATGTATGAATTTTCAAGAAAGGATGACTAACTAAATACACATTATCATAACATAATTCAATTATGGAGAGAAAATGTAGATTGGCAATTAGTTCTTTTAAGATGCTATAATGAATTGCATTGCCAAGTATGCAACAAAAGcttaaaagagttcaaaaatatatCATCAAATGTTAATATGACTTGTAAGCTTTGAAAACTTAGATGAAGCAGCATCAAGAGAATATAGGAACTTTTAATAGAAATTCTAATTGAAAGAGACTCTAGAGGACAAGAAACATGTCATATATTATTGGAGTTACTATAGGTAGAAAGTAGTATAGTGTTTGTCACATTAAATGTTTGAAGAGAGAGTTGTTCAAGTTGGTAAAAAAATTGAAGGAAATGatgatgaaaatcatttaaaagattTCATTCAAGGATATTAAATAGACCATATGCAATGTAAAGGTATGTTTTGAAGGTTTATAACTCAAACACTATATACACACCAGAGCAACTTATTTTGTATTGCATTTCACTACAGtaatgtttttttggcttgcagttTCAAAGTAAAGTTGGGCTATGTATAATGTGTCAGATTCTAGACTTGTACAAGCTAAGCTTTAGTCTACAAGAAGATGGTAGAATTGTTGAAAAAAatatatgtcattgatgtcaaaggagtcaATAAGAATTAAATGCAATTGTACTTGATTTCAAGTGTCCAGAAGCTACAACAATTTAAGTTACTTCTTATGTGACATGACTGAGTATTTGTGTAGCAAAAGGTCACTAGCCATCCATGTGGATAGCTCTCTTGTAGAATGTTAATAATATCATCATACGTCTATTCTAGTTGTTTAAAGTGATCTGAAAGTGTTTTTGGTATGTTCTGAGATCTGTAATTTAAACATTGTGTACACACTGGCAACTTATTTTGTACCACATTACACCTTAGTAATGTTTTTGAGCTATGTATATTATGTTAAATTCCAAAGTTATGCAAGCTAAGATTCAATCTATGAGAAGATAGTAGTAACAAAATGATTACTGTGACATTTCACTTTAAGTAACAATGTATACATCAGAGTATTGCGTTATGTGCTATCTGTATGAAGTGTGTGGATGTTCACTAGGGCTATTCTAGTATGTGTTGGATATCACATAGCATGTCCTTACTCCTGGAGTACAATATGTGGACTTTAGGACCTAGCCAACTACACGTTTGATTGATAGTTTTGTATGTGTCCAACTTACAACATGAAAAGTCTTTAAATATGTTAGAATGGTAATCACGACTTGAATGCATATATATTGTTGATCATATTCATTTCAAGTGATGCAGGGAAAATAGTGTAGTTGATGTGTGAGTATGTGGGTGATGTTGTTGAATGAGTACATGATAACAATGGAAAAAAAGTTTGTAAATTTTGTCTACTCAATCATTGTGTATGGTTTCATTTGAAGATCTTATGCACTGTGTGGGAATGTTCTTAAGTTGATTAGATCGGGGAAAAGGTAAGTACATTCAATCTGGAAGGTCTATATTATGTATCTCTTGTATTATGTTTGAGATTGATTTTTCGCTTGCTGAGTTGGTGCTTAGATATTggattaggggattggtgtctcttgtaggTTAGTGCTTGCAAATGTAATTGAGAATTGGTGTCTCTAGTAGATTGGTGCCTACCTCATGTAGTGAGATCTTTATTACATCTTTTTGAGGTTGGATTTGGGCAGCAAATCCAAGTAACTATTCTCATTGTGGATTTTCCCTCCCAaatttccacataaatctggtgttcattTGTGTGGATGTGTTTATATTCATTATTTGATAAGTTGCTTCATAGTTAAGGAAATATTAGTAAATGTTATTAATGATGATTTGGGTTTGAGGCTAATTGTGATGTTTGGAGAATTTGTTTATGATAATTGATGTTGAATTAATTTGGATTTGGCATATATTAATTCACCCTTCCCCCCTCTCAATATATCTATGTGcttaacaatttacaatatgcaatGGAAAGTGTTTCATTTACATATGCAACTAGATCTTAGATATATAATCCAAAAAGGAGAAGAGATAACAAATGGGAGATAATGACTATGGTAGCTATTGTGAGAGTGTTTCCAAGATTTAACACCATACCTGTCGTATGTAAAATTTATCTTTCAAAAATCAATTAGAAAcagagggaaatcacgaatccctatctaatcaaagaattctaaacaaaccaatgaaataatgcaaacaagcAATGGGAATGTAAAATCtatcaattaaaactccctatttcatgatcgcatgtagcttccattgtttttctcttctttgtggtatggtggctctcagatattgcactggcaacctacaagtgacacaaagattcgaagttcgtgattgttgaaaatggagattgaatgctcaatttatagataattggagaagattgattgaaaggtggaacagattgatcaagaggtagaactcgggtgagctcacatgttgattgatagttgaactgttgatttggaggtgaaagggaatagattgaatagattaattcagttaactgattgagaaaaaatcgactgaaagatgaaaaagaatgattggaggaaataaagagaatGAAATAGTTAACTCATTGAAAGATTTTTGAGAGCTTTATTtaaaaaaagctaactaaaagatggaaataggaattggagagataaattaattaactgattaattgattgattgaattaattaatttagcatttgcttgaactttgactttgattttcaatttaatctttgcatgagattttaattcaaatattgaatttattttaaattcaatttgttatttgaatatatttagaacttgactttgattttcaatttgatttttgaaatcatgcacatgtatttgaaattagatgaaattagaagaatccGAATTAGAAGAAatataaaattaattgaaattagatgaattaatgaaattaaatgaaattagaagaattaatgaaattaaaggaaatatgaaaataaatgaaattggaagaattaattagttaattaaataatttaaagaaactatttaattatttagagatggattttaattaaataataaagattatttgaattaaaggaattaaattataattaattaaataatatttagaaaagggttgaatgattaattgattagagatggaaattgaaattgaatttatttaaataataaagattatttaaattggggaattaatcagaattaattaaataataaatatttaattaacattggaaaatggtttaaatgattaaatgatggacGAATAGGGaatagaaataattagtaagatg
This window harbors:
- the LOC131048986 gene encoding non-specific lipid transfer protein GPI-anchored 13 codes for the protein MAKSLLFLGFVMALMVGFAVSDIASDQRECFSKLYQLIPCISYVQGFDKSPTEACCNNLVQLYSASPKCLCLLMINESNAVGNGININHTLALHMPEACQMEANISTCPGLLHISPYSPEVKGFKLNTTSASAPQVAVGFSSSPTDSPPITSSSGFQVKTEETLAIFIMAFLLNNFINAIIEFPSVL